From one Halosimplex rubrum genomic stretch:
- a CDS encoding rhomboid family intramembrane serine protease: MSRCDECGKQENMPYQCRHCGGTFCAEHRLPENHGCPGLDSWDDPGGVFESGFDDSVADDSGGGGLSDRLGIDTGPGGPLGYFRGNMTYAFLGLMWITFFLQLVTQVVAPGLVEPIFVLSPAHPEYVWTWFTSIFAHGGFGHIAINSIVIFFFGRLVEDYVGSRDFTVLFLASGALAGLGQVGFQIYQYGGIPAPGPGVAGVIGASGAGLAIMAVLTVLNPNLTVYLYFLLPVPLWLLTVGYTGYTAFLILSTGIGAGGTAQLAHLLGLGIGLLYGQHVKGRRRVPDQLQFGAGGRGPGGPGGPGGPGGRGPF, translated from the coding sequence ATGTCGAGGTGCGACGAGTGCGGCAAGCAGGAGAACATGCCGTACCAGTGTCGCCACTGCGGCGGCACGTTCTGTGCGGAACATCGGCTCCCGGAGAACCACGGCTGTCCGGGGTTGGACAGCTGGGACGACCCCGGCGGCGTCTTCGAGAGCGGCTTCGACGACAGCGTCGCCGACGACTCCGGCGGCGGTGGCCTGAGCGACCGCCTCGGGATCGACACCGGCCCCGGCGGCCCGCTGGGCTACTTCCGCGGCAACATGACCTACGCCTTCCTCGGGCTCATGTGGATCACCTTCTTCCTGCAGCTGGTGACCCAGGTGGTCGCGCCCGGCCTGGTCGAGCCCATCTTCGTGCTCTCGCCGGCCCACCCCGAGTACGTCTGGACCTGGTTCACCTCCATCTTCGCCCACGGCGGCTTCGGGCACATCGCCATCAACAGCATCGTGATATTCTTCTTCGGCCGTCTGGTCGAGGACTACGTCGGCTCGCGCGATTTCACCGTCCTCTTCCTCGCCAGCGGGGCGCTCGCCGGCCTCGGCCAGGTCGGCTTCCAGATCTACCAGTACGGCGGGATCCCGGCGCCGGGCCCCGGTGTCGCCGGCGTCATCGGCGCCAGCGGCGCGGGCCTGGCCATCATGGCCGTGCTCACCGTCCTCAACCCCAACCTCACGGTGTACCTGTACTTCCTGCTCCCGGTGCCGCTGTGGCTGCTGACCGTCGGCTACACCGGCTACACCGCCTTCCTGATCCTCTCGACCGGCATCGGCGCCGGCGGCACCGCACAGCTCGCCCACCTCCTCGGGCTCGGGATCGGCCTGTTGTACGGTCAACACGTCAAGGGTCGCCGTCGCGTCCCCGACCAGTTGCAGTTCGGCGCCGGCGGTCGCGGTCCGGGCGGCCCCGGTGGCCCGGGCGGCCCCGGCGGTCGCGGCCCGTTCTGA
- a CDS encoding endonuclease V — protein sequence MEVVRPEFVPDASLSHEDMEALQRGIAETAVFEDDLPVDPARVCGGSGGASEPATDDAQTSLADATDSGDAATATDSGVPAEAPPLVAGVDQAFVDDHAVSAVVLLRGGEVIERVYAVEPVEIPYIPGLLSFREGTAILSAFDALSRDPDLALVDGSGRIHFREAGIATHVGVTLDLPTVGVAKSLLCGAPRESLDRKLPQGARVAIEADGDVATAEPGTRIGDAVQTRQFENSDRYVNPLIVSPGHRVGADTAADAVLACAAGYKLPEPTRLADQYADEVKAEVREELD from the coding sequence ATGGAGGTCGTCCGCCCCGAGTTCGTCCCCGACGCCTCGCTCTCCCACGAGGACATGGAAGCGCTCCAGCGCGGGATCGCCGAGACCGCCGTCTTCGAGGACGACCTCCCCGTCGACCCCGCACGAGTCTGCGGTGGGAGCGGCGGGGCCAGCGAGCCCGCGACCGACGACGCACAGACCAGCCTCGCCGACGCGACCGACAGCGGGGACGCGGCGACCGCGACCGACAGCGGAGTGCCGGCCGAGGCCCCGCCGCTGGTCGCTGGCGTCGACCAGGCGTTCGTCGACGACCACGCCGTCAGCGCTGTCGTCCTCCTGCGCGGCGGCGAAGTGATCGAGCGCGTCTACGCCGTCGAACCCGTCGAGATCCCCTACATCCCGGGCCTGCTGAGCTTCCGGGAGGGGACCGCGATCCTCTCGGCGTTCGACGCGCTCTCTCGCGATCCCGATCTCGCCCTCGTCGACGGCAGCGGCCGCATCCACTTCCGGGAGGCCGGCATCGCGACTCACGTCGGCGTCACGCTCGACCTGCCGACGGTGGGCGTCGCCAAGAGCCTGCTCTGTGGCGCCCCACGGGAGTCGCTCGACCGGAAACTCCCCCAGGGCGCACGCGTCGCCATCGAGGCCGACGGGGACGTGGCGACCGCCGAGCCCGGGACCCGGATCGGCGACGCCGTCCAGACCCGACAGTTCGAGAACTCGGATCGATACGTGAATCCCCTGATCGTCAGCCCCGGCCACCGCGTCGGCGCCGACACCGCCGCCGACGCGGTGCTGGCCTGTGCGGCGGGCTACAAGCTCCCCGAACCCACCCGACTGGCCGACCAGTACGCCGACGAGGTCAAAGCCGAGGTCCGCGAGGAGCTGGACTGA